Proteins from a genomic interval of Coccinella septempunctata chromosome 2, icCocSept1.1, whole genome shotgun sequence:
- the LOC123306706 gene encoding uncharacterized protein LOC123306706, whose protein sequence is MEEADQSSADSDYRLQEIGMPQPENLTRLWPQTSSNFYSPPRMTGTVAIEHNEILQHPSGPKQTGVNQHEPLSTENRYTIPDSPLSIINQEVQTRVENNGNLERKIDRLTELVGRILLEIEELKLQRGKNEVLNHTDLRDEFPFTSLEKLKEFEARLEDEEEKKKVTQYFKSIGGLTSKDFHSRVMARVFTNSLAMQCSWKGFKNNYKVESMLLLQCLYCYDTVSHNKHGIASEPEIQDSWKTTQGVTTDCDSFRFS, encoded by the exons ATGGAGGAAGCTGATCAATCATCAGCAGATTCAG attatagACTACAGGAGATCGGGATGCCACAACCAG AGAACTTAACTCGGTTATGGCCTCAAACTTCTTCCAATTTCTACAGTCCTCCCCGCATGACAGGAACAGTTGCTATCGAACACAATG AGATCTTACAACACCCGTCAGGGCCAAAACAAACAGGTGTCAACCAACATGAGCCACTTTCCACTG AAAATCGATACACAATACCTGATTCACCCTTGTCCATAATCAATCAAGAGGTTCAGACTAGAGTTGAAAACAATg GGAACCTAGAAAGAAAGATTGATAGATTGACTGAACTTGTTGGGAGGATTCTCCTAGAAATTGAGGAGCTAAAGTTACAGCGAGGAAAGAATGAAGTGCTGAATCACACTGATTTGAGGGATGAATTTCCGTTTACgtctttggaaaaattgaaggaatttgAGGCAAGATTAGAAGATGAggaggagaaaaaaaaagtg aCCCAATACTTCAAATCGATAGGAGGCTTGACTTCCAAGGACTTCCATTCGAGGGTGATGGCAAGGGTCTTCACAAATTCCCTTGCCATGCAGTGTTCTTGGAAAGGATTCAAGAACAATTACAAGGTCGAGAGTATGTTACTCCTACAATGTTTATATTGTTACGATACCGTTTCCCACAATAAGcacggaatcgcatcggaacccgaaatacaggattcctggaagacgacacaaggcgtgaccaccgattgtgactctttccgtttttcataa
- the LOC123306932 gene encoding uncharacterized protein LOC123306932, whose translation MEEADQSSADSDYRLQEIGMPQPENLTRLWPQTSSNFYSPPRMTGTVAIEHNEILQHPSGPKQTGVNQHEPLSTENRYTIPDSPLSIINQEVQTRVENNGNLERKIDRLTELVGRILLEIEELNLQRGKNEVLNHTDLRDEFPFTSLEKLKEFEARLEDEEEKKKVTQYFKSIGGLTSKDFHSRVMARVFTNSLAMQCSWKGFKNNYKVEKSQSSMTHTDSSSVLEVIAEDSELLE comes from the exons ATGGAGGAAGCTGATCAATCATCAGCAGATTCAG attatagACTACAGGAGATCGGGATGCCACAACCAG AGAACTTAACTCGGTTATGGCCTCAAACTTCTTCCAATTTCTACAGTCCTCCCCGCATGACAGGAACAGTTGCTATCGAACACAATG AGATCTTACAACACCCGTCAGGGCCAAAACAAACAGGTGTCAACCAACATGAGCCACTTTCCACTG AAAATCGATACACAATACCTGATTCACCCTTGTCCATAATCAATCAAGAGGTTCAGACTAGAGTTGAAAACAATg GGAACCTAGAAAGAAAGATTGATAGATTGACTGAACTTGTTGGGAGGATTCTCCTAGAAATTGAGGAGCTAAATTTACAGCGAGGAAAGAATGAAGTGCTGAATCACACTGATTTGAGGGATGAATTTCCGTTTACgtctttggaaaaattgaaggaatttgAGGCAAGATTAGAAGATGAggaggagaaaaaaaaagtg aCCCAATACTTCAAATCGATAGGAGGCTTGACTTCCAAGGACTTCCATTCGAGGGTGATGGCAAGGGTCTTCACAAATTCCCTTGCCATGCAGTGTTCTTGGAAAGGATTCAAGAACAATTACAAGGTCGAGA AATCCCAAAGTTCAATGACACATACCGATTCTTCAAGCGTACTAGAAGTTATCGCTGAAgattcagaattattagaataa